A region from the Chloroflexota bacterium genome encodes:
- a CDS encoding HAD family hydrolase has translation MTKKELSSWRKNQTKLRIREFVAAVTEKGSPFYVTPDDRIAVFDNDGTLWSERPVVQGAFTFDRIRALAPEHPEWATTQPYQAVLENDMETVAAFGHKELGEMIMATHAGLTTEEFAAIVRDWVFSARHPATGELYIDMVYQPMLELLRFLRKKKFVTYIVSGGEIEFMRAFAEEVYGIPPQQVIGSSIETVFELCDEGPVLVRLPVLDFVDDGPGKAVAVNRYIGRRPLLAFGNSDGDQQMLEWTAAGDGLRFMGLVHHTDAEREWAYDEGERLETALVEARERNWVVVDMKNDWKVVHKCATEA, from the coding sequence ATGACGAAAAAGGAATTATCCTCCTGGCGCAAGAACCAAACTAAGCTGCGGATTCGCGAATTCGTGGCCGCCGTGACGGAGAAGGGCAGCCCGTTTTACGTCACCCCCGACGACCGTATCGCCGTCTTCGACAATGACGGCACGCTGTGGTCTGAACGGCCGGTTGTGCAGGGCGCTTTCACATTCGATCGCATCCGCGCCCTGGCTCCGGAACATCCTGAGTGGGCGACGACGCAGCCCTATCAGGCGGTCTTGGAAAACGACATGGAGACCGTGGCCGCCTTCGGGCATAAAGAATTAGGCGAAATGATCATGGCCACGCATGCGGGGCTGACCACGGAGGAATTTGCAGCCATCGTGCGCGACTGGGTTTTCAGCGCCCGTCACCCGGCAACTGGGGAACTGTACATCGACATGGTCTACCAGCCGATGCTGGAACTATTGCGCTTCTTACGCAAGAAGAAGTTTGTGACCTATATCGTTTCCGGCGGCGAAATCGAGTTCATGCGCGCTTTTGCTGAAGAGGTTTACGGTATTCCGCCACAGCAGGTGATCGGCTCCAGCATCGAAACAGTGTTTGAACTTTGCGATGAAGGGCCGGTGCTGGTGCGCTTGCCCGTGCTGGATTTTGTGGATGACGGGCCGGGCAAAGCAGTAGCGGTTAACCGCTACATCGGCCGCCGGCCGCTGCTCGCCTTCGGCAACTCTGACGGCGACCAGCAGATGCTGGAATGGACCGCCGCCGGGGACGGCCTGCGTTTCATGGGCCTGGTACATCACACCGACGCCGAGCGCGAATGGGCCTATGACGAAGGTGAGCGCCTGGAAACGGCCCTGGTTGAAGCGCGCGAGCGGAACTGGGTTGTGGTCGATATGAAGAATGATTGGAAAGTGGTGCATAAGTGCGCTACTGAGGCATAG